One segment of Gasterosteus aculeatus chromosome 3, fGasAcu3.hap1.1, whole genome shotgun sequence DNA contains the following:
- the epb41l3b gene encoding band 4.1-like protein 3b isoform X2 yields the protein MTTESGADSEAKQPRENKETEKEKGKAKAAAAAAAAEPASPQNQPEQFPAAAGHSTPARKEQEQQEVDQVSHRSSISRLSRSPLKGVKKTKIMECKVALLDGSDFTLNLEKRARGHVLFDKICEHLNLLEKDYFGITCRDVENQKNWIDPGKELKKQIRTGPWNFAFNVKFYPPDPAQLTEDITRYYLCLQLRDDVVSGRLPCSFATHTVLGSYAVQSELGDYDPEELGSDYISELRFAPNQTKELEEKVMELHKTYKGMTPAEAEIHFLENAKKLSMYGVDLHHAKDSEGVEIMLGVCSSGLLIYRDRLRINRFAWPKILKISYKRNNFYIKIRPGEFEQFESTIGFKLPNHRAAKRLWKVCVEHHTFFRLVSPESQPKKFLSLGSKFRYSGRTQAQSRRASSMINRLAPLVERSSSKRYNMSLSLDGAPIAENHETPMKDSAAAGAAKILTKGDLITTVTTEKKAEEEKAEQEDAPTDAAETQEPTTPLRHDTKCSSHVYTTDPLRSELSLPSSPVSSPKVRRRRRENARKRASSVSPAKSTAGCRRRQAHADRKAALLDEQVLLLSARKQRLEQGKSRGGTLFSFSLHLPDLSSLLDEDGYISFPDLSEMRFLPMCAQNFMAIKSPSLIPCFLFIFFFLLSTSFSVPYALTLSFPLALCLCYLEPKAASLTASIAQGYHDHDSSEEEETDSEQTDFAFDGEMTATESDADDDSEMRTQYSFIRRVTGENVFIRHSNLMLEDTSPPEEMLKHQTNISELKRSFLETGESSPGLTEWEKRLSSSPAHSPRGDEAPMIEPLELQDTKDEPPASEETKEEVEPKTTKAAEYLVKYVGDSVATDLASSSGLHGISPSTTMDDDVFMDGTLREVDEVAEREEIKVSPGAVRQEVYQAISDKKGTLIILKEADDKVDAEGKETGAAGEEEEPALRGEAEGGENEAVMGVEIWSPKMEANGVTQIKGTDSPKKAMASWISEVVKTEATEVVGASTKASDAPQPGEEVQTEQSKSGPSQITPPESSTTSLAVSTLGWVPSSEKGPPEPEEKVVVATETEAAPAESTGPTGCDVVEVGTKEVPVVHTETKTITYESAEVETNGDVDPGVLLSAQTITSETTSTTTTTHITKTVKGGISETRIEKRIVITGDTDIDHDQALAQAIKEAKEQHPDMSVTKVVVHKETEITPEEGED from the exons ATGACAACTGAATCGGGCGCAGACTCGGAGGCCAAGCAGCCGCGGGAGAACAAGGAgactgagaaagagaaaggaaaagctaaagcagcagcagcagcagcagccgccgaaCCCGCCTCGCCTCAGAACCAGCCGGAGCAGTTTCCCGCCGCAGCCGGACACAGCACCCCGGCCAGGAAAGAACAG gagcagcaggaggtggaccAGGTCTCCCACAGGTCCTCCATCAGTCGCCTCTCCCGGTCTCCTTTGAAAGGAGTGAAGAAGACGAAGATCATGGAGTGTAAGGTTGCCCTGCTGGATGGCTCCGACTTCACCCTTAATTTGGAG AAACGAGCCAGAGGCCATGTGCTCTTTGATAAAATATGTGAACACCTCAATCTACTGGAGAAGGACTACTTTGGCATCACCTGCAGAGATGTAGAAAATCAGAAG AATTGGATAGACCCTGGCAAGGAGCTGAAGAAGCAGATCAGGA CCGGCCCCTGGAACTTTGCTTTCAACGTTAAGTTTTATCCTCCCGACCCCGCCCAGCTGACTGAGGATATCACAAG gtaCTACCTCTGTCTGCAGCTGAGAGATGACGTGGTTTCGGGCCGTCTGCCCTGCTCCTTTGCCACCCACACGGTGCTGGGCTCCTACGCAGTGCAGTCCGAACTGGGAGACTACGACCCCGAGGAATTGGGCAGCGACTACATCAGCGAACTGCGTTTCGCACCCAACCAAACCAAAGAGCTTGAGGAGAAGGTCATGGAACTCCACAAGACCTACAA GGGGATGACGCCAGCCGAAGCAGAGATACACTTCCTGGAAAATGCCAAGAAACTGTCCATGTACGGCGTGGACCTGCACCACGCGAAG GACTCTGAGGGAGTGGAGATCATGTTGGGAGTTTGCTCAAGTGGCCTGCTCATCTACAGAGACAGGTTGCGAATCAACCGGTTCGCTTGGCCCAAAATCCTGAAGATCTCCTACAAGAGGAACAACTTTTACATCAAAATCCGGCCCGGCGAG TTTGAGCAGTTTGAAAGCACAATCGGCTTCAAGCTTCCAAATCACCGCGCTGCCAAAAGGCTGTGGAAGGTCTGCGTGGAGCATCACACCTTCTTCAG GCTCGTGTCCCCCGAGTCTCAACCGAAGAAGTTCCTGAGCCTGGGCTCCAAGTTTCGCTACAGCGGCAGAACGCAGGCTCAGAGCCGCAGGGCGAGCTCTATGATCAACAGACTCGCCCCGCTCGTCGAACGCTCCTCCAGCAAACGCTACAACATGTCGCTCAGCTTAGATGGAG CACCAATCGCGGAGAACCATGAGACTCCGATGAAGGACAGTGCCGCTGCTGGGGCGGCCAAAATCCTTACTAAGGGAGACCTTATCACCACGGTGACGACCGAGaaaaaggcagaggaggagaaggcggAGCAGGAGGACGCTCCGACGGATGCCGCAGAGACGCAGGAACCGACAACGCCGCTGAGACACGACACAAAG TGCTCCTCCCATGTGTACACAACCGACCCCCTCCGCTCAGAGCTCTCACTCCCCTCATCTCCCGTGTCATCACCTAAAGTACGGCGGAGGCGCAGGGAGAACGCGCGTAAACGGGCCTCGTCTGTCAGTCCGGCCAAGAGCACCGCCGGGTGCCGCCGCCGGCAAGCCCACGCCGACCGCAAGGCCGCCCTGCTGGACgagcaggtgctgctgctgtcggcCCGCAAGCAGCGGCTGGAGCAGGGCAAGAGCCGCGGCGGCacgctcttctccttctccctgcaCCTGCCCGACCTGTCCTCCTTGCTGGACGAGGACGGCTACATCTCCTTTCCCGACCTGTCGGAGATGCGCTTCCTCCCGATGTGCGCGCAGAACTTCATGGCGATTAAGTCCCCGTCGCTCATCCcctgcttcctcttcatcttcttcttcttgctctccacctccttctcggTGCCGTACGccctcaccctctctttccCCCTGGCGCTGTGCCTCTGCTACCTGGAGCCCAAGGCAGCCTCCCTGACCGCTTCCATAGCCCAGGGCTACCATGACCATGACAgttcagaggaagaggag ACTGACAGTGAACAAACTGATTTTGCCTTTGATGGGGAGATGACTGCCACGGAG TCGGACGCAGACGACGACTCTGAGATGCGGACTCAG TATAGTTTCATAAGACGAGTAACTGGGGAAAACGTTTTTATCAGGCATAGTAATCTGATGCTAGAG GACACCTCGCCTCCGGAGGAGATGCTCAAACACCAGACCAACATCAGCGAACTGAAGCGCTCCTTCTTGGAGACGGGCGAGAGCTCGCCGGGCCTGACGGAGTGGGAGAAGAGGCTGTCCTCGTCCCCCGCGCACTCGCCCAGAGGGGACGAAGCGCCGATGATAGAGCCTCTGGAGCTGCAGGAT ACGAAAGACGAACCGCCTGCAAGCGAAGAAACAAAGGAGGAGGTAGAACCTAAAACCACCAAG GCGGCAGAATATCTGGTGAAGTATGTGGGGGATAGCGTCGCAACAGatttggcctcctcctctgggctaCACGGGATTAGTCCGTCAACCACTATGGACGACGACGTCTTCATGGACGGGACCCTCAGGGAGgtggacgaggtggccgagagGGAAGAGATTAAAGTCAGCCCGGGAgctgtcaggcaggaagtgtACCAGGCCATCAGTGACAAGAAAGGGACGCTCATAATCTTGAAGGAGGCCGACGATAAAGTAGACGCCGAGGGCAAAGAGACGGGCGCCGCgggtgaagaagaagagccgGCTCTCCGCGGAGAGGCTGAAGGCGGGGAAAACGAAGCAGTTATGGGAGTTGAGATATGGAGTCCTAAGATGGAAGCTAATGGCGTGACTCAGATTAAAGGTACTGACTCGCCTAAAAAGGCCATGGCGTCCTGGATATCCGAGGTGGTGAAGACCGAGGCCACCGAGGTCGTCGGTGCGTCGACGAAAGCCTCCGACGCCCCGCAGCCGGGTGAAGAGGTCCAAACAGAGCAGTCAAAGTCCGGCCCCTCTCAGATTACACCTCCCGAATCCTCGACTACATCCTTAGCAGTG TCTACGCTGGGATGGGTTCCCTCCTCCGAAAAG GGACCCCCTGAACCAGAGGAGAAGGTGGTGGTTGCCACGGAGACGGAGGCAGCACCGGCAGAGTCGACAGGCCCAACG GGTTGCGACGTCGTCGAGGTGGGAACCAAAGAGGTGCCCGTAGTCCACACGGAGACAAAAACGATCACCTACGAGTCTGCAGAG GTGGAGACTAATGGCGACGTGGACCCTGGGGTGTTGCTGAGTGCTCAGACAATCACCTCGGAAACCACCAGCACCACGAcaaccacacacatcacaaag ACGGTGAAAGGAGGAATATCAGAGACAAGAATTGAGAAAAGGATTGTCATTACAGGGGACACAGACATCGACCACGATCAG GCTCTGGCTCAGGCCATAAAGGAGGCTAAAGAACAGCATCCTGACATGTCAGTGACCAAAGTAGTGGTACATAAAGAGACAGAGATCAcgccagaggagggggaggactgA
- the epb41l3b gene encoding band 4.1-like protein 3b isoform X38: MECKVALLDGSDFTLNLEKRARGHVLFDKICEHLNLLEKDYFGITCRDVENQKNWIDPGKELKKQIRTGPWNFAFNVKFYPPDPAQLTEDITRYYLCLQLRDDVVSGRLPCSFATHTVLGSYAVQSELGDYDPEELGSDYISELRFAPNQTKELEEKVMELHKTYKGMTPAEAEIHFLENAKKLSMYGVDLHHAKDSEGVEIMLGVCSSGLLIYRDRLRINRFAWPKILKISYKRNNFYIKIRPGEFEQFESTIGFKLPNHRAAKRLWKVCVEHHTFFRLVSPESQPKKFLSLGSKFRYSGRTQAQSRRASSMINRLAPLVERSSSKRYNMSLSLDGAPIAENHETPMKDSAAAGAAKILTKGDLITTVTTEKKAEEEKAEQEDAPTDAAETQEPTTPLRHDTKDTSPPEEMLKHQTNISELKRSFLETGESSPGLTEWEKRLSSSPAHSPRGDEAPMIEPLELQDTKDEPPASEETKEEVEPKTTKSTLGWVPSSEKGPPEPEEKVVVATETEAAPAESTGPTGCDVVEVGTKEVPVVHTETKTITYESAEVETNGDVDPGVLLSAQTITSETTSTTTTTHITKTVKGGISETRIEKRIVITGDTDIDHDQALAQAIKEAKEQHPDMSVTKVVVHKETEITPEEGED, from the exons ATGGAGTGTAAGGTTGCCCTGCTGGATGGCTCCGACTTCACCCTTAATTTGGAG AAACGAGCCAGAGGCCATGTGCTCTTTGATAAAATATGTGAACACCTCAATCTACTGGAGAAGGACTACTTTGGCATCACCTGCAGAGATGTAGAAAATCAGAAG AATTGGATAGACCCTGGCAAGGAGCTGAAGAAGCAGATCAGGA CCGGCCCCTGGAACTTTGCTTTCAACGTTAAGTTTTATCCTCCCGACCCCGCCCAGCTGACTGAGGATATCACAAG gtaCTACCTCTGTCTGCAGCTGAGAGATGACGTGGTTTCGGGCCGTCTGCCCTGCTCCTTTGCCACCCACACGGTGCTGGGCTCCTACGCAGTGCAGTCCGAACTGGGAGACTACGACCCCGAGGAATTGGGCAGCGACTACATCAGCGAACTGCGTTTCGCACCCAACCAAACCAAAGAGCTTGAGGAGAAGGTCATGGAACTCCACAAGACCTACAA GGGGATGACGCCAGCCGAAGCAGAGATACACTTCCTGGAAAATGCCAAGAAACTGTCCATGTACGGCGTGGACCTGCACCACGCGAAG GACTCTGAGGGAGTGGAGATCATGTTGGGAGTTTGCTCAAGTGGCCTGCTCATCTACAGAGACAGGTTGCGAATCAACCGGTTCGCTTGGCCCAAAATCCTGAAGATCTCCTACAAGAGGAACAACTTTTACATCAAAATCCGGCCCGGCGAG TTTGAGCAGTTTGAAAGCACAATCGGCTTCAAGCTTCCAAATCACCGCGCTGCCAAAAGGCTGTGGAAGGTCTGCGTGGAGCATCACACCTTCTTCAG GCTCGTGTCCCCCGAGTCTCAACCGAAGAAGTTCCTGAGCCTGGGCTCCAAGTTTCGCTACAGCGGCAGAACGCAGGCTCAGAGCCGCAGGGCGAGCTCTATGATCAACAGACTCGCCCCGCTCGTCGAACGCTCCTCCAGCAAACGCTACAACATGTCGCTCAGCTTAGATGGAG CACCAATCGCGGAGAACCATGAGACTCCGATGAAGGACAGTGCCGCTGCTGGGGCGGCCAAAATCCTTACTAAGGGAGACCTTATCACCACGGTGACGACCGAGaaaaaggcagaggaggagaaggcggAGCAGGAGGACGCTCCGACGGATGCCGCAGAGACGCAGGAACCGACAACGCCGCTGAGACACGACACAAAG GACACCTCGCCTCCGGAGGAGATGCTCAAACACCAGACCAACATCAGCGAACTGAAGCGCTCCTTCTTGGAGACGGGCGAGAGCTCGCCGGGCCTGACGGAGTGGGAGAAGAGGCTGTCCTCGTCCCCCGCGCACTCGCCCAGAGGGGACGAAGCGCCGATGATAGAGCCTCTGGAGCTGCAGGAT ACGAAAGACGAACCGCCTGCAAGCGAAGAAACAAAGGAGGAGGTAGAACCTAAAACCACCAAG TCTACGCTGGGATGGGTTCCCTCCTCCGAAAAG GGACCCCCTGAACCAGAGGAGAAGGTGGTGGTTGCCACGGAGACGGAGGCAGCACCGGCAGAGTCGACAGGCCCAACG GGTTGCGACGTCGTCGAGGTGGGAACCAAAGAGGTGCCCGTAGTCCACACGGAGACAAAAACGATCACCTACGAGTCTGCAGAG GTGGAGACTAATGGCGACGTGGACCCTGGGGTGTTGCTGAGTGCTCAGACAATCACCTCGGAAACCACCAGCACCACGAcaaccacacacatcacaaag ACGGTGAAAGGAGGAATATCAGAGACAAGAATTGAGAAAAGGATTGTCATTACAGGGGACACAGACATCGACCACGATCAG GCTCTGGCTCAGGCCATAAAGGAGGCTAAAGAACAGCATCCTGACATGTCAGTGACCAAAGTAGTGGTACATAAAGAGACAGAGATCAcgccagaggagggggaggactgA
- the epb41l3b gene encoding band 4.1-like protein 3b isoform X7, translated as MECKVALLDGSDFTLNLEKRARGHVLFDKICEHLNLLEKDYFGITCRDVENQKNWIDPGKELKKQIRTGPWNFAFNVKFYPPDPAQLTEDITRYYLCLQLRDDVVSGRLPCSFATHTVLGSYAVQSELGDYDPEELGSDYISELRFAPNQTKELEEKVMELHKTYKGMTPAEAEIHFLENAKKLSMYGVDLHHAKDSEGVEIMLGVCSSGLLIYRDRLRINRFAWPKILKISYKRNNFYIKIRPGEFEQFESTIGFKLPNHRAAKRLWKVCVEHHTFFRLVSPESQPKKFLSLGSKFRYSGRTQAQSRRASSMINRLAPLVERSSSKRYNMSLSLDGAPIAENHETPMKDSAAAGAAKILTKGDLITTVTTEKKAEEEKAEQEDAPTDAAETQEPTTPLRHDTKCSSHVYTTDPLRSELSLPSSPVSSPKVRRRRRENARKRASSVSPAKSTAGCRRRQAHADRKAALLDEQVLLLSARKQRLEQGKSRGGTLFSFSLHLPDLSSLLDEDGYISFPDLSEMRFLPMCAQNFMAIKSPSLIPCFLFIFFFLLSTSFSVPYALTLSFPLALCLCYLEPKAASLTASIAQGYHDHDSSEEEETDSEQTDFAFDGEMTATESDADDDSEMRTQYSFIRRVTGENVFIRHSNLMLEDTSPPEEMLKHQTNISELKRSFLETGESSPGLTEWEKRLSSSPAHSPRGDEAPMIEPLELQDTKDEPPASEETKEEVEPKTTKAAEYLVKYVGDSVATDLASSSGLHGISPSTTMDDDVFMDGTLREVDEVAEREEIKVSPGAVRQEVYQAISDKKGTLIILKEADDKVDAEGKETGAAGEEEEPALRGEAEGGENEAVMGVEIWSPKMEANGVTQIKGTDSPKKAMASWISEVVKTEATEVVGASTKASDAPQPGEEVQTEQSKSGPSQITPPESSTTSLAVSTLGWVPSSEKGPPEPEEKVVVATETEAAPAESTGPTGCDVVEVGTKEVPVVHTETKTITYESAEVETNGDVDPGVLLSAQTITSETTSTTTTTHITKTVKGGISETRIEKRIVITGDTDIDHDQALAQAIKEAKEQHPDMSVTKVVVHKETEITPEEGED; from the exons ATGGAGTGTAAGGTTGCCCTGCTGGATGGCTCCGACTTCACCCTTAATTTGGAG AAACGAGCCAGAGGCCATGTGCTCTTTGATAAAATATGTGAACACCTCAATCTACTGGAGAAGGACTACTTTGGCATCACCTGCAGAGATGTAGAAAATCAGAAG AATTGGATAGACCCTGGCAAGGAGCTGAAGAAGCAGATCAGGA CCGGCCCCTGGAACTTTGCTTTCAACGTTAAGTTTTATCCTCCCGACCCCGCCCAGCTGACTGAGGATATCACAAG gtaCTACCTCTGTCTGCAGCTGAGAGATGACGTGGTTTCGGGCCGTCTGCCCTGCTCCTTTGCCACCCACACGGTGCTGGGCTCCTACGCAGTGCAGTCCGAACTGGGAGACTACGACCCCGAGGAATTGGGCAGCGACTACATCAGCGAACTGCGTTTCGCACCCAACCAAACCAAAGAGCTTGAGGAGAAGGTCATGGAACTCCACAAGACCTACAA GGGGATGACGCCAGCCGAAGCAGAGATACACTTCCTGGAAAATGCCAAGAAACTGTCCATGTACGGCGTGGACCTGCACCACGCGAAG GACTCTGAGGGAGTGGAGATCATGTTGGGAGTTTGCTCAAGTGGCCTGCTCATCTACAGAGACAGGTTGCGAATCAACCGGTTCGCTTGGCCCAAAATCCTGAAGATCTCCTACAAGAGGAACAACTTTTACATCAAAATCCGGCCCGGCGAG TTTGAGCAGTTTGAAAGCACAATCGGCTTCAAGCTTCCAAATCACCGCGCTGCCAAAAGGCTGTGGAAGGTCTGCGTGGAGCATCACACCTTCTTCAG GCTCGTGTCCCCCGAGTCTCAACCGAAGAAGTTCCTGAGCCTGGGCTCCAAGTTTCGCTACAGCGGCAGAACGCAGGCTCAGAGCCGCAGGGCGAGCTCTATGATCAACAGACTCGCCCCGCTCGTCGAACGCTCCTCCAGCAAACGCTACAACATGTCGCTCAGCTTAGATGGAG CACCAATCGCGGAGAACCATGAGACTCCGATGAAGGACAGTGCCGCTGCTGGGGCGGCCAAAATCCTTACTAAGGGAGACCTTATCACCACGGTGACGACCGAGaaaaaggcagaggaggagaaggcggAGCAGGAGGACGCTCCGACGGATGCCGCAGAGACGCAGGAACCGACAACGCCGCTGAGACACGACACAAAG TGCTCCTCCCATGTGTACACAACCGACCCCCTCCGCTCAGAGCTCTCACTCCCCTCATCTCCCGTGTCATCACCTAAAGTACGGCGGAGGCGCAGGGAGAACGCGCGTAAACGGGCCTCGTCTGTCAGTCCGGCCAAGAGCACCGCCGGGTGCCGCCGCCGGCAAGCCCACGCCGACCGCAAGGCCGCCCTGCTGGACgagcaggtgctgctgctgtcggcCCGCAAGCAGCGGCTGGAGCAGGGCAAGAGCCGCGGCGGCacgctcttctccttctccctgcaCCTGCCCGACCTGTCCTCCTTGCTGGACGAGGACGGCTACATCTCCTTTCCCGACCTGTCGGAGATGCGCTTCCTCCCGATGTGCGCGCAGAACTTCATGGCGATTAAGTCCCCGTCGCTCATCCcctgcttcctcttcatcttcttcttcttgctctccacctccttctcggTGCCGTACGccctcaccctctctttccCCCTGGCGCTGTGCCTCTGCTACCTGGAGCCCAAGGCAGCCTCCCTGACCGCTTCCATAGCCCAGGGCTACCATGACCATGACAgttcagaggaagaggag ACTGACAGTGAACAAACTGATTTTGCCTTTGATGGGGAGATGACTGCCACGGAG TCGGACGCAGACGACGACTCTGAGATGCGGACTCAG TATAGTTTCATAAGACGAGTAACTGGGGAAAACGTTTTTATCAGGCATAGTAATCTGATGCTAGAG GACACCTCGCCTCCGGAGGAGATGCTCAAACACCAGACCAACATCAGCGAACTGAAGCGCTCCTTCTTGGAGACGGGCGAGAGCTCGCCGGGCCTGACGGAGTGGGAGAAGAGGCTGTCCTCGTCCCCCGCGCACTCGCCCAGAGGGGACGAAGCGCCGATGATAGAGCCTCTGGAGCTGCAGGAT ACGAAAGACGAACCGCCTGCAAGCGAAGAAACAAAGGAGGAGGTAGAACCTAAAACCACCAAG GCGGCAGAATATCTGGTGAAGTATGTGGGGGATAGCGTCGCAACAGatttggcctcctcctctgggctaCACGGGATTAGTCCGTCAACCACTATGGACGACGACGTCTTCATGGACGGGACCCTCAGGGAGgtggacgaggtggccgagagGGAAGAGATTAAAGTCAGCCCGGGAgctgtcaggcaggaagtgtACCAGGCCATCAGTGACAAGAAAGGGACGCTCATAATCTTGAAGGAGGCCGACGATAAAGTAGACGCCGAGGGCAAAGAGACGGGCGCCGCgggtgaagaagaagagccgGCTCTCCGCGGAGAGGCTGAAGGCGGGGAAAACGAAGCAGTTATGGGAGTTGAGATATGGAGTCCTAAGATGGAAGCTAATGGCGTGACTCAGATTAAAGGTACTGACTCGCCTAAAAAGGCCATGGCGTCCTGGATATCCGAGGTGGTGAAGACCGAGGCCACCGAGGTCGTCGGTGCGTCGACGAAAGCCTCCGACGCCCCGCAGCCGGGTGAAGAGGTCCAAACAGAGCAGTCAAAGTCCGGCCCCTCTCAGATTACACCTCCCGAATCCTCGACTACATCCTTAGCAGTG TCTACGCTGGGATGGGTTCCCTCCTCCGAAAAG GGACCCCCTGAACCAGAGGAGAAGGTGGTGGTTGCCACGGAGACGGAGGCAGCACCGGCAGAGTCGACAGGCCCAACG GGTTGCGACGTCGTCGAGGTGGGAACCAAAGAGGTGCCCGTAGTCCACACGGAGACAAAAACGATCACCTACGAGTCTGCAGAG GTGGAGACTAATGGCGACGTGGACCCTGGGGTGTTGCTGAGTGCTCAGACAATCACCTCGGAAACCACCAGCACCACGAcaaccacacacatcacaaag ACGGTGAAAGGAGGAATATCAGAGACAAGAATTGAGAAAAGGATTGTCATTACAGGGGACACAGACATCGACCACGATCAG GCTCTGGCTCAGGCCATAAAGGAGGCTAAAGAACAGCATCCTGACATGTCAGTGACCAAAGTAGTGGTACATAAAGAGACAGAGATCAcgccagaggagggggaggactgA